The following are from one region of the Pseudomonas putida genome:
- a CDS encoding putative quinol monooxygenase has protein sequence MTSTQPVTHLAFIRASSGRSAELGARLRDLLEPSLRAPGCLSFTVQRSQADADLWLLSGSWRDQQAMSGYFASPTLQVFGELVQAQVVSSLDLHTFD, from the coding sequence ATGACCTCGACACAACCGGTCACCCACCTTGCTTTCATCCGTGCCAGCAGCGGGCGCTCGGCGGAGTTGGGCGCGCGTCTGCGTGACTTGCTCGAGCCCTCGCTGCGGGCACCGGGTTGCCTGAGTTTCACCGTGCAGCGTTCGCAGGCTGATGCCGACTTGTGGTTGCTCAGTGGCAGCTGGCGGGACCAGCAGGCGATGAGTGGGTACTTTGCTTCGCCGACGCTGCAGGTGTTTGGTGAGTTGGTACAGGCACAGGTGGTCAGCAGCCTGGACTTGCATACCTTTGACTGA
- a CDS encoding AraC family transcriptional regulator — translation MTTATSIDPSLELQRQELAELISRHAGEPHGPASAIDDLYLVRYTENVRSVPTLAQPALCILAQGSKSLFLGDEQYAYDPLHYMVVSVTLPLSGVRLDASPEHPSLGLRMDLDPAEISQLIAESGPMLVPNRPSGRGLYVERTDAALLDALLRLIRLLDTPRDIAMLAPLFRREILYRLLRGPQGYRLYEIALANSQTHRVCQAITWLNQNYQMPLRIEDLAREVNLSISTLHHRFKAVTSMSPLQYQKQLRLQEARRLMLNDGLEAAVAAYRVGYESPSQFSREYSRLYGAPPIRDVARLRASAG, via the coding sequence ATGACCACCGCCACGTCCATCGACCCGAGCCTGGAACTGCAACGCCAGGAGCTGGCCGAGCTGATCAGCCGCCACGCCGGCGAACCCCACGGCCCGGCATCGGCCATCGATGATCTGTACCTGGTGCGCTACACCGAAAACGTGCGCTCGGTGCCGACCCTGGCGCAACCCGCGCTGTGCATCCTCGCCCAAGGCAGTAAAAGCCTGTTTCTCGGGGACGAGCAGTACGCCTACGACCCGCTGCACTACATGGTGGTCTCGGTCACCTTGCCGCTTAGCGGTGTCAGGCTCGACGCCAGCCCCGAGCACCCGAGCCTCGGCCTGCGCATGGACCTGGACCCGGCCGAAATCAGCCAGCTGATCGCCGAAAGCGGGCCGATGCTGGTGCCCAACCGGCCTTCCGGTCGTGGCCTGTATGTGGAAAGAACCGATGCCGCGTTGCTCGACGCTCTGCTGCGCCTGATCCGCCTGCTGGATACCCCGCGTGACATCGCGATGCTGGCGCCGCTGTTCCGTCGGGAGATCCTCTACCGCCTGCTGCGTGGGCCGCAGGGCTATCGGTTGTACGAAATCGCCTTGGCCAACAGCCAGACCCACCGGGTTTGCCAGGCCATCACCTGGCTCAACCAGAATTATCAAATGCCTTTGCGCATCGAGGACCTGGCCCGGGAGGTCAACCTCAGCATCTCGACCTTGCACCACCGGTTCAAGGCCGTGACGTCGATGAGCCCGTTGCAGTACCAGAAGCAACTGCGCCTGCAGGAGGCGCGGCGGTTGATGCTCAATGACGGGCTTGAGGCAGCGGTGGCGGCTTACAGGGTAGGCTATGAAAGCCCGTCACAGTTCAGCCGTGAGTACAGCAGGCTGTATGGCGCGCCGCCGATTCGTGATGTGGCCAGGTTGCGGGCGTCTGCTGGCTGA